In one window of Frigoriglobus tundricola DNA:
- a CDS encoding tetratricopeptide repeat protein, whose product MIPDPRRRTPQAPVPRAAPATPPVRSRRRWLVVGLLVVVGAGGWWWFRGTPVEPPFPAEVQDPEVRAALEAARQQVLADPRSSAAWGRFGLMLQAHSYASEADRCFAEAIRLDPDDGAWPYYRALNLQREDPESALPFLRQAAGGRLPKEHQSAVRLRLAEALLERRELAEAEALFLAEWKAQPGDPRAGYGLGVIAVARGDGEAAGRYLTAARNSSVVRKSATAQLAALARERDDVTTAAALEKEVAALPNEAPVWPDPLVAAMVGYRVGAYKEMQGTAQLEAQHRYAEAAKIYLQRIEQKPTAENYVGAGLNLVRSGNVSVGLNLLQKGVSTNPNRCESHYGLALALFQLAAQEPPNSRAARDRFKEAADAARRATELKPDYSEAYLLWGGALMGRGDPAAAIVPLKQGVSCRPELFNLQMALGNALMEAGQLDDAEVAIKNATALEPKNEQPRLALEQLRKKRK is encoded by the coding sequence ATGATCCCGGACCCTCGGAGAAGAACGCCGCAAGCGCCCGTTCCCCGTGCGGCTCCCGCAACTCCGCCCGTCCGGTCCCGGCGCCGGTGGCTTGTTGTCGGTCTCCTGGTCGTGGTCGGGGCGGGCGGCTGGTGGTGGTTCCGCGGCACGCCGGTGGAACCGCCCTTCCCCGCCGAAGTTCAAGACCCCGAAGTCCGCGCGGCGCTCGAAGCCGCCCGACAACAGGTGCTGGCCGATCCCCGCTCGTCCGCCGCCTGGGGGCGATTCGGTCTGATGCTCCAGGCCCACTCATACGCGTCTGAAGCCGACCGGTGCTTCGCGGAGGCGATCCGACTCGACCCCGACGACGGGGCCTGGCCGTACTACCGTGCCCTCAACCTCCAGCGAGAGGACCCCGAGTCGGCCCTGCCCTTCTTGAGACAGGCGGCCGGCGGCCGCTTGCCGAAGGAGCATCAATCGGCGGTGCGCCTGCGCCTGGCGGAAGCACTTCTGGAGCGCCGCGAACTGGCCGAGGCGGAAGCCCTCTTCCTGGCGGAATGGAAGGCGCAGCCGGGCGACCCACGGGCCGGCTACGGTCTGGGGGTCATTGCGGTGGCGCGTGGGGACGGAGAGGCGGCCGGGAGGTATCTGACCGCCGCACGAAACAGCAGCGTCGTCCGAAAGTCGGCGACGGCCCAACTGGCGGCCCTGGCCCGTGAGCGGGACGACGTTACAACCGCCGCTGCGCTCGAAAAGGAAGTCGCCGCTCTGCCCAACGAGGCGCCGGTGTGGCCCGACCCGCTCGTAGCCGCAATGGTGGGCTACCGCGTCGGAGCTTACAAGGAGATGCAGGGCACCGCTCAACTCGAAGCGCAGCACCGCTATGCCGAAGCGGCGAAGATCTATCTGCAACGGATCGAGCAGAAGCCGACCGCGGAGAATTACGTTGGCGCGGGACTCAATCTGGTTCGATCGGGGAACGTATCTGTTGGACTCAACCTGTTGCAGAAAGGCGTGAGTACCAACCCCAACCGCTGCGAATCACACTACGGCCTGGCTCTGGCGCTGTTTCAGTTGGCGGCCCAGGAGCCGCCGAATTCACGGGCAGCCAGGGACCGCTTCAAGGAAGCCGCCGACGCCGCTCGTCGGGCGACCGAGTTGAAACCCGATTACTCCGAAGCCTATCTGCTCTGGGGCGGCGCGTTGATGGGACGCGGAGACCCGGCCGCGGCGATCGTCCCGCTGAAACAGGGGGTCAGTTGCCGACCGGAACTGTTCAACCTCCAGATGGCGCTCGGGAACGCGTTGATGGAAGCCGGCCAACTCGATGACGCAGAAGTCGCCATCAAGAACGCAACGGCGCTCGAACCGAAGAACGAACAGCCCCGCTTGGCACTCGAGCAACTCCGGAAGAAGCGAAAATAG
- a CDS encoding ATP-dependent Clp protease adaptor ClpS → MSGPATLPETDVEQEQKTKRQPPYNVVLLNDDDHSYEYVIEMLKALFGHPVEKGYQLAKIVDTKGRAIVCTTSLERAELKRDQIHAYGPDPRIPRCKGSMTAELEAAE, encoded by the coding sequence ATGTCCGGACCGGCCACCCTGCCCGAAACCGATGTGGAGCAGGAGCAGAAGACGAAGCGGCAGCCGCCGTACAACGTCGTCCTGCTGAACGACGATGACCACTCCTACGAGTACGTCATCGAGATGCTCAAGGCGCTCTTCGGGCACCCGGTCGAGAAGGGGTACCAACTGGCCAAGATCGTGGACACGAAGGGCCGGGCGATCGTCTGCACCACCAGCCTCGAACGGGCCGAACTGAAGCGCGACCAGATCCACGCCTACGGCCCCGACCCCCGCATCCCGCGCTGCAAGGGTTCGATGACGGCGGAACTCGAGGCCGCAGAATAG
- a CDS encoding peptidylprolyl isomerase, translating into MTSVKALILCFVAVGTVAGSARAANPVVELDTSLGTIKIELFEEKAPVTVKNFLKYVEDKHYDGTTFHRVMPTFMIQGGGFEPGKLATNKPKPTRDAIKNESTNGLSNLKGTVAMARTPKPDSATSQFFINVKDNTFLDKAKAEDGVGYCVFGRVISGLDVVEKIKDVETTTVGEHENTPKKDVLIKSVTLVKEEKK; encoded by the coding sequence ATGACATCGGTGAAAGCCCTCATCCTGTGCTTCGTGGCGGTCGGCACGGTGGCCGGGTCGGCCCGCGCCGCCAACCCGGTCGTGGAGTTGGACACCAGCCTGGGGACCATCAAGATCGAGTTGTTCGAGGAGAAGGCTCCGGTCACGGTGAAGAACTTCCTCAAGTACGTCGAGGACAAGCACTACGACGGGACCACCTTCCACCGGGTCATGCCCACGTTCATGATCCAGGGCGGCGGGTTCGAGCCGGGGAAGCTGGCGACAAACAAACCGAAGCCGACTCGCGACGCGATCAAGAACGAGTCCACCAACGGGCTGTCCAACCTCAAGGGCACGGTCGCCATGGCCCGCACGCCGAAGCCCGACAGCGCCACCTCTCAGTTCTTCATCAACGTCAAGGACAACACGTTTTTGGACAAGGCGAAGGCCGAAGACGGCGTCGGGTACTGCGTCTTCGGGCGGGTGATCAGCGGGCTCGACGTCGTCGAGAAGATCAAAGATGTCGAGACCACCACCGTCGGCGAGCACGAAAATACGCCCAAAAAGGACGTCCTCATCAAGTCGGTCACGCTGGTGAAGGAAGAGAAGAAGTAG
- a CDS encoding zf-HC2 domain-containing protein: MFKTHEPPEDADGPPDCRATVDRLQAVLDGDAPPEALETDHHLLVCTTCRERTGAARALLAVLARPAVPTAVPADFSVRVVTALRAERHARTRRGVYRAAAGLAVAATVLLAVFVVIARAPNRDTANHQPASQGPTTEPSSAPAVREDAPAPEARPIHLNEAVAHTEEAIRGAPRPIMESVSAAPKVFDLLTGPLKMPAHPTDPVTAALAPTRKSLAELPGAARAGLEPVTGTAEKAFARFLSDVGSIKPNS; the protein is encoded by the coding sequence ATGTTCAAGACCCACGAACCGCCCGAGGACGCCGACGGTCCTCCGGACTGCCGGGCCACCGTGGACCGGCTTCAGGCCGTCCTCGACGGCGATGCCCCGCCCGAGGCACTGGAGACCGATCACCACCTGCTCGTCTGTACGACGTGCCGCGAGCGCACCGGCGCGGCCCGCGCGCTGCTCGCCGTTCTCGCCCGGCCCGCCGTGCCGACCGCGGTGCCGGCCGACTTCTCCGTCCGTGTCGTCACCGCGCTGCGGGCGGAGCGGCACGCGCGAACGCGACGCGGGGTGTACCGGGCCGCCGCGGGGTTGGCCGTCGCCGCTACGGTGCTCCTCGCCGTGTTCGTCGTGATCGCCCGCGCTCCGAACCGCGACACGGCCAACCACCAGCCGGCATCGCAGGGGCCGACCACAGAACCGAGTTCCGCACCCGCGGTGCGCGAAGACGCGCCGGCTCCGGAGGCGCGGCCGATCCACCTCAATGAAGCGGTGGCGCACACCGAGGAAGCGATTCGCGGCGCGCCGCGGCCGATCATGGAATCCGTGTCCGCCGCGCCGAAAGTGTTCGACCTGCTCACCGGCCCGCTCAAGATGCCGGCGCACCCGACCGATCCGGTCACCGCGGCGCTCGCGCCGACCCGCAAGTCGCTCGCGGAACTCCCGGGGGCCGCCCGCGCCGGCCTGGAGCCCGTGACCGGAACCGCGGAAAAAGCGTTTGCGCGCTTCCTGAGCGACGTGGGATCGATTAAACCGAACTCCTAG
- a CDS encoding RNA polymerase sigma factor — translation MSTDAALVKRCLTGDPIAARELVERFQGDVLAVCRRLLVHLHDSEDVAQEVFLRVFRSLGRWDNDRPLRPWVLGIAVNRCRTWIGKRAKGPVLAEFLDEAPDRTPADDSAELAREIRAAVDALRDGYREVFVLFHEQGRPYEEIAAAVGRPVGTVKTWLHRARLEVLDRLRSRGLVPDEPQPDTLRPG, via the coding sequence GTGTCCACCGACGCCGCGCTGGTGAAACGGTGCCTGACCGGCGACCCGATCGCGGCGCGCGAACTGGTCGAGCGGTTTCAGGGCGACGTGCTCGCCGTGTGTCGCCGGTTACTCGTCCACCTGCACGACTCCGAGGACGTGGCCCAGGAGGTGTTCCTCCGGGTGTTCCGCAGCCTGGGCCGGTGGGACAACGACCGCCCGCTCCGGCCCTGGGTGCTCGGCATCGCGGTGAACCGGTGCCGGACCTGGATCGGGAAGCGCGCGAAGGGGCCGGTTCTCGCCGAGTTTCTCGACGAGGCCCCCGACCGCACACCGGCCGACGACTCCGCCGAACTGGCGCGCGAGATCCGGGCCGCCGTCGATGCCCTCCGCGACGGGTATCGTGAGGTGTTCGTCCTGTTCCACGAACAGGGGCGGCCCTACGAAGAGATCGCCGCGGCCGTCGGGCGCCCGGTCGGGACCGTGAAGACGTGGTTGCACCGCGCCCGGCTCGAAGTCCTCGACCGCCTCCGGAGCCGCGGGCTCGTGCCCGACGAGCCGCAACCTGACACCCTCCGTCCGGGGTGA
- a CDS encoding SpoIIE family protein phosphatase, whose protein sequence is MPSLILLKSPEGASPSKHIPLTGDQLVIGRDENGCQIVIPHHAVSRKHAQITRSGSGQFFIEDLKSRNKTFVNSKEVAPPVRQLLRPDDRIKICDFLFRFHDERAVKPKELPEWLSKGGKDDEPDDSGMTTIEATQGRGSVQQFLEVAPSDRLRALLEISTNLSRTLDLDPLLVQIADTLFGVFKQADRCFVLILDETGRPVPTVRKSRRPALDDTRFSRTIVKKAIDSKHSYLSEDASSDAALGPAASIAEFKIRSVMCVPLLDAQGTPTGAIQVDTQDRTKKFSLDDLNLLTIVANLASVAIEKARLHEAVLEREKEQKEIELARKVQLGFLPQTLPDVPGYEFYAHYSPAQTVGGDYYDFISLPGGRVAIVLGDVAGKGVPAALLVAKLSSEVRFCLLTTPNLAQAVSLLNDQMIRGGLGDRFVTLAVMVLDPATHAVTVVNAGHMAPKLYRAATDELVDSITLDATGLPVGAMPDYPYEQVTFALDVGDSVALFTDGVTDAMNPAGKMFTQAAVDRFLSPDDSALAADAQRAKRLGERLVAAVRAHANGRPQNDDIAVVAFGRLDTGVGPNTTANRASNTSRLERLPV, encoded by the coding sequence ATGCCGTCGCTGATCCTGCTGAAATCCCCGGAAGGGGCGTCGCCGAGCAAGCACATTCCGCTGACCGGGGACCAACTGGTGATCGGTCGGGACGAGAACGGTTGCCAGATCGTGATTCCTCATCACGCGGTGAGTCGCAAGCACGCGCAGATCACTCGGTCCGGCAGCGGACAGTTCTTCATCGAGGACCTCAAGAGCCGCAACAAGACGTTCGTCAACAGCAAAGAGGTGGCCCCGCCGGTCCGCCAGCTGCTCAGGCCCGACGACCGGATCAAGATCTGCGACTTCCTGTTCCGCTTCCACGACGAGCGCGCGGTCAAGCCGAAGGAGCTGCCCGAGTGGCTGTCGAAGGGGGGCAAGGACGACGAGCCCGACGACAGCGGGATGACGACCATCGAGGCCACGCAGGGCAGGGGGAGCGTTCAACAGTTCCTGGAGGTCGCCCCGTCCGACCGGCTCCGCGCGCTGCTCGAGATCAGCACCAACCTGTCCCGCACGCTCGACCTCGACCCGCTCCTCGTGCAGATCGCGGACACGCTGTTCGGGGTGTTCAAGCAGGCCGACCGGTGCTTCGTTCTCATCCTCGACGAGACCGGGCGGCCGGTCCCCACGGTCCGGAAGAGCCGCCGCCCGGCCCTGGACGACACCCGGTTCAGCCGGACCATCGTCAAGAAGGCCATCGACTCGAAGCACTCGTACCTGAGCGAGGACGCGTCCAGCGACGCGGCGCTCGGCCCGGCGGCGTCGATCGCCGAGTTCAAGATCCGCTCGGTCATGTGCGTGCCGCTGCTCGACGCGCAGGGCACCCCGACCGGGGCCATCCAGGTCGACACCCAGGACCGCACCAAGAAGTTCAGCCTGGACGACCTGAACCTGCTCACCATCGTCGCCAACCTGGCCAGCGTGGCGATCGAAAAGGCGCGACTCCACGAGGCGGTGCTGGAGCGCGAGAAGGAGCAGAAGGAGATCGAGCTGGCCCGGAAGGTGCAACTCGGCTTCCTGCCCCAGACGCTGCCCGACGTACCGGGCTACGAGTTCTACGCGCACTACTCCCCCGCCCAGACCGTCGGGGGCGACTACTACGATTTCATTTCGCTCCCCGGCGGGCGGGTGGCCATCGTCCTCGGCGACGTGGCCGGGAAGGGCGTCCCGGCGGCCCTCCTGGTGGCCAAGCTCAGTTCCGAGGTGCGGTTCTGCCTGCTGACCACGCCGAACCTGGCCCAGGCGGTCTCGCTCCTGAACGACCAGATGATCCGCGGCGGGCTGGGCGACCGGTTCGTGACGCTCGCGGTCATGGTGCTCGACCCGGCGACGCACGCGGTCACCGTCGTGAACGCCGGGCACATGGCGCCGAAGCTGTACCGGGCGGCGACCGACGAACTGGTGGACTCCATCACGCTCGACGCGACCGGGCTGCCCGTGGGCGCGATGCCCGACTACCCGTACGAGCAGGTCACGTTCGCGCTGGACGTCGGCGACTCGGTCGCGCTGTTCACCGACGGGGTGACCGACGCGATGAACCCGGCCGGTAAAATGTTCACCCAGGCGGCCGTGGACCGGTTCCTGTCCCCGGACGATTCCGCCCTCGCCGCAGACGCCCAGCGCGCCAAGCGGCTGGGCGAGCGGCTGGTCGCCGCGGTCCGCGCGCACGCCAACGGGCGGCCCCAGAACGACGACATCGCCGTCGTCGCGTTCGGCCGACTGGACACCGGCGTCGGGCCGAATACGACAGCAAACCGGGCGAGCAACACCAGCAGACTCGAGCGGCTGCCTGTGTGA
- a CDS encoding CRTAC1 family protein gives MALAFLVLVPACATFGCRGAPAPSGDHGDGGADGPDWFEDASAALGLDFVHDPGASGTYYMPQSMGSGAAFIHEFHPDSTETLYLYLLHNAGPDSKSVNRLYRRLPDGTFRDVTRGSGLDVAGFNMGVAVGDVNNDGLPDVVLTQVHGVRLFLNRGAGRFEDVTKGSGLSNTQWGTSACFFDYDRDGWLDLVVVNYLDYDAGKDCLNFKSEKDFCGPAAFPGTCSKLFHNRGADHASGARFEDVTFASGLGQVPGPGLGVACADFDGDGWPDVFVANDGVANRLWINRRNGTFADEAVSRGVAYSATGAAYANMGIAIGDVTNDGMLDLYVTHLMREMNTLWKQGPRGRFRDRTVEFGLTDARWRGTGFGTLMADFDLDGGLDIAVVNGRIMRGGTATGTDLGFWEPYAERNQLFANDGRGHFRDASPSNKAFSGPWNVARGLAVADINDDGAPDLIVTTIGTRARLFRNVAPNRGHWLKVRAFDPERKRDAYGATVRVRAAGTDRLRLINPGHSYLSSSSPLGLFGLGTADRYESITVTWPDGRPPEVFPGGAADRTVVLRKGEGRRP, from the coding sequence GTGGCTCTGGCGTTCCTCGTTCTCGTCCCGGCCTGCGCCACCTTCGGTTGCCGCGGCGCGCCGGCGCCCTCGGGCGACCACGGGGATGGGGGAGCGGATGGCCCCGATTGGTTCGAAGACGCGAGCGCGGCCCTCGGGCTCGACTTCGTCCACGACCCCGGCGCGAGCGGAACGTATTACATGCCGCAGAGCATGGGGTCCGGCGCCGCCTTCATCCACGAGTTCCACCCCGACAGCACCGAAACGCTCTACCTCTACTTGCTCCACAACGCCGGGCCGGATTCGAAATCCGTGAACCGCCTGTACCGGCGTCTGCCAGATGGGACGTTTCGCGATGTCACCCGGGGCTCGGGCCTGGACGTGGCCGGCTTCAACATGGGTGTCGCGGTCGGGGACGTCAACAACGACGGCCTCCCGGACGTGGTGCTCACTCAGGTCCACGGCGTGCGCCTGTTCCTCAACCGCGGGGCCGGTCGGTTCGAGGACGTCACAAAGGGTTCCGGTCTCAGCAACACGCAGTGGGGCACGTCGGCCTGCTTCTTCGACTACGACCGGGACGGCTGGCTCGACCTCGTGGTCGTCAACTACCTCGATTACGACGCCGGCAAGGACTGCCTGAATTTCAAAAGCGAAAAGGACTTCTGCGGACCGGCGGCGTTCCCCGGAACGTGCAGCAAACTGTTCCACAACCGCGGCGCGGACCACGCGAGTGGCGCGCGGTTCGAGGACGTCACCTTCGCGTCCGGTCTCGGGCAGGTGCCGGGGCCGGGTCTGGGCGTGGCGTGCGCCGACTTCGACGGCGACGGCTGGCCGGACGTCTTCGTCGCCAACGACGGCGTCGCGAACCGCCTGTGGATCAACCGCCGCAACGGCACGTTCGCGGACGAAGCCGTGTCACGCGGCGTCGCGTACAGTGCCACCGGCGCGGCCTACGCCAACATGGGGATCGCGATCGGGGACGTGACGAACGACGGGATGCTGGACCTGTACGTCACGCACCTGATGCGCGAAATGAACACGCTGTGGAAACAAGGGCCGCGCGGGCGGTTCCGCGATCGGACCGTCGAGTTCGGGCTGACGGACGCCCGCTGGCGCGGCACCGGCTTCGGCACCCTGATGGCCGACTTCGATCTGGACGGCGGGCTGGACATCGCCGTTGTGAACGGGCGAATCATGCGGGGCGGAACGGCGACCGGGACCGATCTCGGCTTCTGGGAACCGTACGCCGAACGCAACCAGCTCTTCGCCAACGACGGGCGCGGGCACTTCCGCGACGCCTCCCCTTCCAATAAGGCGTTCTCGGGGCCGTGGAACGTGGCCCGCGGGCTGGCCGTTGCCGACATCAACGACGACGGGGCACCGGACCTGATCGTCACAACGATCGGGACCCGCGCCCGGCTGTTTCGGAACGTCGCCCCCAACCGCGGTCACTGGTTGAAGGTGCGCGCGTTCGACCCGGAACGAAAACGTGACGCGTACGGAGCAACCGTCCGCGTGCGCGCGGCCGGGACGGACCGGCTCCGGCTCATCAACCCGGGCCACAGTTATCTATCGAGCAGCAGCCCCCTGGGTCTATTCGGCCTCGGTACGGCGGACCGGTACGAGTCGATTACGGTCACTTGGCCGGACGGCCGACCGCCGGAAGTGTTTCCCGGCGGTGCTGCGGACCGCACCGTCGTGCTTCGCAAAGGCGAGGGCCGCCGACCATGA
- a CDS encoding excinuclease ABC subunit UvrC: MIEDPVPPVSEQTPDPRDPAAKARTFPTTSGVYLMKDAGGNVIYVGKAKNLRSRASSYFSKDAANDARIRDWMPLVRDVDYIETADAIAAVFTEARMIKDLRPRYNKELKDDKTFPYLQIRTREEYPRVEITRKPRRKGVRLYGPFTGSKHLRVAVDLLQRLFQFRTCSLDIKSSEARWKWFRPCLLHSIRRCTAPCNFRVSRDDYRRQIKKLIFILEGKKEKLIKRMEREMTAAAGEFNFEKARRVRDEITALEKLDLRGDTKTDVQPEVFPIDPKKGLIGLRKVLGLAKTPRTIEGMDIAHLSGQDTVASLVSFLDGLPFKPGYRRFKIRSVEGIDDFASMREVVTRRFRRLRDEDEVFPDILLIDGGKGQLNAALEAFQAIGIDPPCLISLAKQEEEIFRPGESESIKLSRHSAALRLLQYVRDESHRFAQHYHHMLRRKRMTDE; encoded by the coding sequence ATGATCGAAGACCCGGTGCCGCCCGTCAGCGAGCAGACGCCCGACCCGCGTGACCCGGCCGCCAAGGCTCGCACCTTCCCCACGACGTCGGGCGTCTACCTGATGAAGGACGCCGGCGGGAACGTCATCTATGTGGGCAAGGCGAAGAACCTCCGGAGCCGCGCCTCCTCCTATTTCAGCAAGGACGCCGCGAACGACGCCCGCATTCGCGACTGGATGCCGCTCGTCCGAGACGTGGACTACATCGAGACGGCCGATGCGATCGCGGCCGTGTTCACCGAAGCGCGGATGATCAAGGACCTGCGCCCGAGGTACAACAAGGAGCTCAAGGACGACAAGACCTTCCCCTACCTGCAGATCCGCACGCGCGAGGAGTACCCGCGGGTAGAAATCACCCGCAAACCGCGGCGCAAAGGGGTCCGGCTGTACGGCCCCTTCACGGGCAGCAAGCACCTGCGCGTCGCGGTCGATCTGTTACAGCGTTTGTTCCAGTTCCGCACGTGTTCACTCGACATCAAATCGTCCGAGGCGCGGTGGAAGTGGTTCCGCCCGTGCCTGCTCCACAGCATCCGCCGCTGTACCGCGCCGTGCAACTTCCGGGTCTCGCGCGACGACTACCGCCGCCAGATCAAGAAGCTGATTTTCATCCTGGAAGGAAAGAAAGAAAAGCTCATCAAGCGGATGGAACGCGAGATGACCGCGGCGGCCGGGGAGTTCAACTTCGAGAAGGCCCGCCGCGTCCGCGACGAGATCACCGCGCTGGAGAAACTCGACCTGCGAGGCGACACGAAGACCGACGTGCAGCCCGAGGTCTTTCCGATCGACCCGAAGAAGGGGCTGATCGGTTTGCGGAAGGTGCTCGGCCTGGCCAAGACGCCGCGGACCATCGAGGGCATGGACATCGCACACCTGAGCGGCCAGGACACAGTCGCGTCACTCGTGTCGTTCCTGGATGGGTTGCCGTTCAAGCCGGGCTACCGCCGCTTCAAGATCCGGAGCGTCGAGGGCATCGACGACTTCGCGAGCATGCGCGAGGTCGTAACGCGGCGCTTCCGCCGACTCCGCGACGAGGACGAGGTGTTTCCCGATATCCTCCTTATTGACGGCGGAAAGGGCCAACTCAACGCGGCGCTCGAAGCGTTTCAGGCCATCGGAATCGACCCGCCGTGCCTCATCTCGTTGGCGAAACAGGAAGAAGAAATTTTCCGCCCCGGGGAATCGGAATCGATCAAACTGAGCCGGCACTCCGCGGCCCTGCGCCTGTTGCAATACGTTCGTGACGAATCGCACCGCTTCGCGCAGCACTACCACCACATGCTGCGGAGGAAGCGAATGACGGACGAGTGA